The proteins below come from a single Sphingomonas carotinifaciens genomic window:
- a CDS encoding tetratricopeptide repeat protein: MSAAEKDAVTAFRHDVVEPSMTKLVILDFWAEWCGPCKALTPILEKVAAAYADKGVVLAKVDTDKNQFIATQFQIRSIPTVYAMFQGQLVADLTSARTESALRTMLDQLLRQLPIQSEAGEAEAELEPLIAMAEEVLGEGDAERALAIFDQLVEMAPEHPAVLSGRIRALVAAGRNDEAEAAIAALPEELAKDAGIQRAQATLALARSAPPVADHAGLAAEVQANPDDHEKRFALANAQMAAGDRDGAADNLLHIVAADRTWNEDAARQQLLKLFEVVGMTDPWVSQQRRRLSAILFG, translated from the coding sequence ATGTCCGCCGCCGAGAAGGACGCGGTCACCGCGTTCCGCCACGACGTCGTCGAACCGTCGATGACGAAGCTGGTGATCCTGGATTTCTGGGCGGAATGGTGCGGGCCGTGCAAGGCGCTGACTCCGATTCTGGAAAAGGTCGCCGCCGCCTATGCCGACAAGGGCGTGGTGCTGGCCAAGGTCGATACCGACAAGAACCAGTTCATCGCCACGCAATTCCAGATCCGCTCGATCCCGACCGTGTACGCGATGTTCCAGGGTCAGTTGGTCGCCGACCTGACCAGCGCGCGCACCGAAAGCGCGCTGCGCACCATGCTGGACCAGTTGCTGCGCCAGTTGCCGATCCAGTCCGAGGCGGGCGAGGCGGAGGCCGAACTGGAACCGCTGATCGCCATGGCCGAGGAGGTGCTGGGCGAAGGCGATGCCGAGCGTGCGCTGGCGATCTTCGACCAGCTGGTCGAGATGGCGCCCGAGCATCCCGCCGTGCTGTCCGGCCGCATCCGCGCGCTGGTCGCGGCCGGCCGCAACGACGAGGCGGAAGCCGCGATCGCCGCGTTGCCCGAGGAACTGGCCAAGGATGCCGGCATCCAGCGGGCGCAGGCGACGCTGGCCCTTGCCCGCTCCGCGCCACCGGTGGCGGACCATGCCGGGCTGGCCGCCGAGGTGCAGGCCAACCCGGACGATCATGAAAAGCGCTTCGCACTCGCCAATGCCCAGATGGCCGCGGGCGACCGCGACGGCGCGGCGGACAATCTGCTCCACATCGTCGCCGCCGACCGGACATGGAACGAGGACGCCGCGCGCCAGCAGCTCCTGAAACTGTTCGAGGTGGTGGGGATGACCGACCCCTGGGTTTCGCAACAGCGCCGGCGGCTGTCGGCGATCCTGTTCGGATGA
- a CDS encoding LON peptidase substrate-binding domain-containing protein, with amino-acid sequence MTRLSIFPLPGALLFPGMHLPLHIFEPRYSAMVSDAMARDRRIGMIQPSGEGEVPALYNLGCVGKIAEVEALDEGRYNIILEGVALFRVVRELKVSTPFRQVEAELLAVEDDEQLSIARRSSLEMESRRFADLQGYAVDWEAVSRLDDMSLVNGIAQIAPFDSAAKQALLEASDIETRAELIIQLMQFFGRHDGEDRVTLQ; translated from the coding sequence ATGACCAGGCTTTCGATCTTCCCGCTGCCGGGGGCGCTGCTGTTTCCCGGCATGCACCTGCCGCTGCACATCTTCGAGCCGCGCTACAGTGCCATGGTCTCGGACGCGATGGCGCGCGACCGGCGCATCGGGATGATCCAGCCTTCGGGCGAGGGCGAGGTGCCGGCGCTCTACAATCTCGGCTGCGTCGGCAAGATCGCCGAGGTCGAGGCGCTGGACGAGGGACGCTACAACATCATCCTGGAGGGCGTGGCGCTGTTCCGCGTCGTGCGCGAGTTGAAGGTATCCACCCCCTTCCGCCAGGTCGAGGCCGAGTTGCTGGCGGTCGAGGATGACGAGCAATTGTCGATCGCCCGTCGTTCGTCGCTGGAAATGGAGTCGCGCCGCTTCGCCGATCTTCAGGGTTATGCGGTCGACTGGGAAGCGGTCAGCCGGCTGGACGATATGAGCCTGGTCAATGGCATCGCCCAGATCGCCCCCTTCGATTCCGCGGCCAAGCAGGCGTTGCTGGAGGCAAGCGATATCGAGACGCGCGCCGAGCTCATCATCCAGCTGATGCAATTCTTCGGCCGCCACGACGGCGAAGACCGGGTGACGCTGCAATGA
- a CDS encoding Trm112 family protein: protein MTLDPWLLERLVCPVTRQPLRHDEAAQELVSEAAGLAYPIRDGIPVMLVEEAREI, encoded by the coding sequence ATGACCCTCGACCCCTGGCTGCTCGAACGTCTCGTCTGTCCGGTGACGCGTCAGCCCCTGCGCCACGACGAAGCCGCGCAGGAACTGGTGAGCGAAGCCGCCGGCCTCGCCTATCCGATCCGCGACGGCATTCCCGTGATGCTGGTGGAAGAAGCGCGGGAAATCTAA
- a CDS encoding UbiH/UbiF/VisC/COQ6 family ubiquinone biosynthesis hydroxylase, translating to MNSDVIILGGGLVGATLGVGLAAHGLNAIIIDPADPAVTLAPGFDGRASAVASASGRMLDAIGIGARLAGKGCAIRHIRVSDGLEPGALDFIPDADDGALGTMFENKLLRTAIHEAAVVADGVDLRMKTRATHVERGPAGVTVTLDTGDVIRAPLLVAAEGRNSPTRKAAGITVARWKYDHAAIIGAFHHERAHENIAFEIFYPTGPFALLPLPDDEIGHRSAIVWSVKGADGPAMLKLSDRAFLAEAEKQMGGFLGKLSHASPRASYPLGFHHAARVTAERLVLVGDAAHGIHPIAGQGLNLGFRDVAALVEVLVEGKRTGLDLGDAALLARYQQWRGLDTMMVAVATDVLNRLFGVPGRTASAVRRFGISAVNRIPPLKGRFMAEARGESGELPKLLQGVLV from the coding sequence ATGAACAGCGACGTCATCATCCTGGGCGGCGGTTTGGTGGGTGCGACCCTGGGGGTCGGGCTTGCCGCGCACGGGCTCAACGCGATCATCATCGACCCCGCCGATCCGGCGGTCACGCTGGCGCCCGGCTTCGACGGCCGCGCCTCTGCGGTGGCTAGCGCCAGCGGGCGGATGCTGGATGCGATCGGCATCGGGGCACGGCTCGCCGGCAAGGGCTGCGCGATCCGGCACATCCGGGTCAGCGACGGGCTGGAGCCGGGGGCGCTCGACTTCATTCCCGACGCCGATGACGGTGCGCTTGGCACGATGTTCGAGAACAAGCTGCTGCGCACCGCGATCCATGAGGCCGCGGTGGTGGCGGACGGCGTCGACCTGCGCATGAAGACGCGCGCCACCCATGTCGAGCGCGGCCCCGCCGGCGTGACCGTGACGCTGGATACCGGCGACGTGATCCGCGCGCCGTTGCTGGTCGCGGCGGAGGGGCGCAACTCGCCGACGCGCAAGGCCGCCGGGATCACGGTGGCGCGCTGGAAGTATGATCATGCCGCGATCATCGGTGCCTTCCACCATGAACGTGCCCACGAAAACATCGCGTTCGAAATCTTCTATCCGACCGGTCCCTTCGCGCTGCTGCCGCTGCCCGACGACGAGATCGGCCACCGCTCCGCGATCGTCTGGTCGGTCAAGGGTGCCGATGGCCCGGCGATGCTCAAACTGTCCGACCGCGCCTTTCTGGCGGAGGCGGAAAAGCAGATGGGCGGATTTCTGGGCAAACTCAGCCACGCCTCGCCGCGTGCGAGCTACCCGCTCGGCTTCCACCATGCCGCACGGGTGACGGCGGAGCGGCTGGTGCTGGTCGGCGACGCCGCGCATGGCATCCACCCGATCGCGGGGCAGGGCCTCAACCTGGGCTTCCGCGACGTGGCCGCTTTGGTCGAGGTGCTGGTGGAGGGCAAGCGCACCGGGCTGGACCTGGGCGATGCCGCGCTGCTGGCGCGCTACCAGCAGTGGCGGGGCCTCGACACGATGATGGTCGCGGTGGCGACCGACGTGCTCAACCGCCTGTTCGGCGTTCCGGGCAGGACGGCGAGCGCGGTACGGCGCTTCGGTATCTCCGCGGTAAATCGCATCCCGCCGCTGAAAGGCCGCTTCATGGCGGAAGCGCGCGGCGAAAGCGGAGAACTGCCCAAGCTGTTGCAGGGCGTGCTGGTTTAG
- a CDS encoding DNA translocase FtsK, with the protein MASRAQPVLWRETMKAGAVRSGALVTAIAIFVTTAILALALASYHGNDPALNTASGASPANLVGHPGAWIADVALSLFGPAVALLLPIGPILGLRLWRDLPLGRWVRMLRSATLGVALMASALAFVSDASVMALPAGWGGIVGLAVAGSVDWALAFIGEPVAALWIARGIGLALAVAGILVWGRSLEIDLGDRRFRFRRRRARADALAGEDAWMGDEEDDEEPLTLARRALPQRAPAEADPRPAPVIADRQIAPAPAKAKAQGPAEPRDSYVLPDLDLLVEAPPSSAGPVDKAALERNARLLENVLDDFKVQGAITEVRPGPVVTMYELEPAPGIKASRVIALADDIARNMSAISARVAVIPGRNVIGIELPNAKRESVSLQELVGSQSFEDQAAQLPIILGKNIAGDPVVADLAPMPHLLVAGTTGSGKSVGLNCMILSLLYRLTPDQCRMIMIDPKMLELSMYDDIPHLLSPVVTDPAKAVRALKWAVETMEDRYRQMSSVGVRSLASFNDKVRAARAKGQPLGRKVQTGYGENGQPLYEEEQLDYQVLPQIVVIVDELADLMMTAGKEVEFLIQRLAQKARAAGIHLIMATQRPSVDVITGVIKANLPTRISFHVTSKIDSRTILGEQGAEQLLGRGDMLYMPGGKGIVRVHGPFVSDDEVHAVADHWRSQGSPDYISSVTEEPAESFALDGAPTGEDSAEDQQYRAAIQLVCESQKASTSWLQRQLRVGYNSAARLIERMETDGVVSRPDHVGRREVLRDTEGHPI; encoded by the coding sequence ATGGCGAGCCGCGCGCAGCCCGTATTGTGGCGCGAGACGATGAAGGCGGGCGCGGTGCGCAGCGGCGCACTGGTCACCGCCATCGCGATCTTCGTCACCACCGCGATCCTTGCCCTGGCGCTGGCCAGCTATCACGGCAACGACCCGGCGCTGAATACCGCGTCGGGGGCGTCGCCCGCCAATCTGGTCGGTCATCCCGGTGCCTGGATCGCCGATGTCGCGCTGAGCCTGTTCGGTCCGGCGGTGGCGCTGCTGCTGCCAATCGGCCCGATCCTGGGGCTGCGGCTGTGGCGCGACCTGCCGCTGGGGCGCTGGGTCCGCATGTTGCGCAGCGCAACTTTGGGCGTTGCGCTGATGGCGAGCGCCTTGGCCTTCGTGTCCGATGCATCGGTGATGGCGCTGCCCGCCGGCTGGGGCGGCATCGTTGGCCTGGCCGTCGCCGGATCGGTCGACTGGGCGCTGGCCTTTATCGGCGAGCCGGTCGCGGCGCTGTGGATCGCACGCGGCATCGGGCTGGCGCTCGCCGTGGCCGGTATCCTCGTCTGGGGCCGCAGCCTGGAGATCGACCTGGGCGACCGCCGCTTCCGCTTCCGCCGCCGCCGTGCGCGGGCCGATGCACTGGCCGGCGAGGACGCCTGGATGGGCGACGAGGAGGATGACGAGGAGCCGCTGACGCTGGCGCGCCGCGCCCTGCCGCAGCGTGCGCCCGCGGAGGCCGATCCGCGTCCCGCCCCCGTCATCGCCGATCGCCAGATCGCGCCGGCCCCGGCCAAGGCCAAGGCGCAAGGCCCCGCAGAACCGCGCGACAGCTACGTCCTGCCCGATCTCGACCTGCTGGTGGAGGCGCCGCCCTCCTCCGCGGGGCCGGTCGACAAGGCCGCGCTGGAGCGCAACGCCCGCCTGCTCGAAAACGTGCTGGACGACTTCAAGGTGCAGGGTGCGATCACCGAGGTGCGCCCCGGCCCCGTCGTGACGATGTACGAGCTGGAACCCGCCCCCGGCATCAAGGCCAGCCGCGTCATCGCGCTGGCCGACGACATCGCGCGCAACATGTCCGCCATCTCTGCGCGCGTCGCGGTGATCCCGGGTCGCAACGTCATCGGCATCGAACTGCCCAATGCCAAGCGCGAATCGGTCAGCCTGCAGGAACTGGTCGGCTCGCAAAGCTTCGAGGATCAGGCGGCGCAACTGCCAATCATCCTGGGCAAGAACATCGCGGGCGATCCCGTCGTCGCCGATCTGGCGCCGATGCCCCACCTGCTGGTCGCAGGCACCACCGGATCGGGCAAGTCGGTCGGCCTGAACTGCATGATCCTGTCGCTGCTCTACCGGCTGACCCCGGACCAGTGCCGGATGATCATGATCGATCCGAAGATGCTGGAACTCAGCATGTATGACGACATCCCCCATCTGCTGTCGCCGGTCGTCACCGATCCGGCAAAGGCGGTGCGCGCGCTGAAATGGGCGGTGGAGACGATGGAGGATCGTTATCGCCAGATGTCGTCGGTCGGCGTGCGCAGCCTAGCCAGCTTCAACGACAAGGTGCGCGCGGCGCGTGCCAAGGGCCAGCCGCTCGGCCGCAAGGTGCAGACCGGCTATGGCGAGAACGGCCAGCCGCTCTACGAGGAGGAGCAGCTCGATTATCAGGTGCTGCCGCAGATCGTCGTCATCGTCGACGAGCTGGCCGACCTGATGATGACCGCGGGCAAGGAGGTCGAATTCCTGATCCAGCGCCTCGCGCAAAAGGCGCGCGCGGCGGGCATCCACCTGATCATGGCGACGCAGCGCCCCTCGGTCGACGTCATCACCGGCGTCATCAAGGCGAACCTGCCGACGCGCATCTCCTTTCACGTCACCTCCAAGATCGATTCGCGCACCATTCTGGGCGAACAGGGTGCCGAGCAGCTGCTGGGGCGCGGCGACATGCTCTACATGCCCGGCGGCAAGGGCATCGTCCGCGTCCACGGCCCCTTCGTCTCGGACGACGAGGTGCATGCGGTCGCCGATCACTGGCGCTCGCAAGGATCGCCCGATTACATCTCGTCGGTCACCGAGGAGCCGGCGGAAAGCTTCGCACTGGACGGTGCGCCCACCGGCGAGGATTCGGCGGAGGACCAGCAGTACCGCGCCGCGATCCAGCTCGTCTGCGAAAGCCAGAAGGCGTCCACCTCCTGGCTCCAGCGCCAGCTTCGCGTCGGCTACAACTCGGCGGCGCGCCTGATCGAGCGGATGGAGACCGACGGCGTCGTCAGCCGCCCCGACCATGTCGGCCGGCGCGAGGTGCTGCGCGATACCGAGGGGCATCCGATCTGA